A region of Vitis vinifera cultivar Pinot Noir 40024 chromosome 15, ASM3070453v1 DNA encodes the following proteins:
- the LOC100260897 gene encoding ras-related protein RABA3 translates to MKDEMNGAGSHGDQSHQNQENGHEKIDYVFKVVVIGDSAVGKTQILSRFTKNEFCFDSKSTIGVEFQTRTVTIKSKVIKAQIWDTAGQERYRAVTSAYYRGALGAMLVYDITKRQTFDHVARWVEELRAHADTSIVIMLVGNKADLVDQRAVPSEDAVEFSEDQGLFFSETSALNGDNVETAFFRVLEEIYGVVSKKALECDGKSNGCDASNLKGSKIDVISASDLEISEVKKLSACTC, encoded by the exons ATGAAAGACGAGATGAATGGAGCAGGGAGTCATGGTGATCAGAGCCATCAGAATCAAGAGAATGGGCACGAGAAAATAGACTATGTGTTTAAGGTGGTGGTGATTGGAGACTCAGCGGTTGGGAAAACTCAGATTCTCTCAAGGTTTACCAAGAATGAGTTCTGCTTCGACTCCAAGTCCACCATTGGAGTTGAGTTTCAGACTCGTACTGTCACCATTAAATCCAAAGTCATCAAGGCTCAGATCTGGGACACTGCTGGCCAAGAGAG gtATAGGGCGGTTACGAGTGCGTACTACAGAGGTGCATTAGGGGCCATGCTGGTGTACGACATCACCAAGCGTCAAACGTTCGATCATGTGGCTAGGTGGGTGGAGGAGCTCCGGGCCCACGCCGACACTTCCATCGTGATCATGCTGGTTGGAAACAAGGCCGACCTGGTGGACCAGAGGGCGGTTCCATCAGAAGACGCTGTGGAGTTCTCAGAGGATCAAGGCCTCTTCTTCTCCGAGACCTCGGCTCTCAACGGTGACAACGTGGAGACCGCGTTTTTCAGGGTCTTGGAGGAAATCTACGGTGTGGTGTCGAAGAAGGCTTTAGAGTGTGACGGAAAATCCAACGGCTGCGATGCGTCAAATCTCAAGGGCTCAAAGATTGATGTGATTTCAGCATCTGATTTGGAAATAAGTGAGGTTAAGAAATTATCTGCTTGTACCTGTTAA
- the LOC100255828 gene encoding AAA-ATPase At2g46620: MVFHYPIWVLALVLGLVAVALKKWSRVGDWFQAYQLFKVPEFNENMQDNYLYRKVSVYINSLVALEDSDFTNLFSGKKANEIVLALDPNQTVHDTFLGARVSWTNAHANSCRTFVLKIRKKDKRRILRPYLQHIHSVFDEFEQRKREVSLYMNGADGRWRSVPFSHPSTLETIAMDSDLKNRVKSDLESFLKSKQYYHRLGRVWKRSFLLYGPSGTGKSSFVAAMAKFLCYDVYDVDLSRVSDDSDLKLLLLQTRNKSVIVVEDLDRFVVDKTTTLSFSGVLNFMDGLLNSCCGDERVMVFTMNTKDHIDPAMLRPGRVDLHIYFPLCDFNAFKTLANSYLGVKDHKLFPQLEEIFQSGATLSPAEIGEIMIVNRSSPSRALKSVITALQINGDSRSPAKIGQRSADKPPRPVEEAGDQGGGFLCRESVHTVREFRKLYGFLRLKSSRKSGSFDLDSNQNER; this comes from the coding sequence ATGGTTTTCCATTATCCCATCTGGGTTCTGGCTCTGGTGCTCGGTCTCGTGGCGGTTGCTCTGAAAAAATGGTCGAGAGTCGGAGACTGGTTTCAGGCTTATCAGCTCTTCAAGGTTCCGGAATTCAATGAAAACATGCAAGACAATTATCTGTACAGAAAAGTTTCGGTATATATTAATTCGTTGGTTGCTCTGGAAGATTCTGATTTCACGAACCTATTCTCCGGGAAGAAGGCGAACGAAATCGTTCTGGCTCTGGACCCGAATCAGACCGTCCACGACACGTTTCTGGGGGCTAGGGTTTCGTGGACGAATGCCCATGCAAACAGTTGCAGGACCTTCGTGTTGAAGATTAGGAAGAAGGACAAGCGGCGAATTCTCCGGCCGTATCTGCAGCACATACACTCCGTGTTCGACGAATTTGAGCAGAGAAAAAGGGAGGTGAGTCTCTACATGAACGGCGCCGACGGGCGGTGGCGGTCGGTGCCGTTCTCGCACCCCTCGACGCTGGAGACGATCGCCATGGATTCCGACCTCAAGAACAGAGTCAAATCGGACTTGGAGTCGTTTCTGAAATCGAAGCAGTACTACCACCGGTTAGGCCGCGTTTGGAAGAGAAGCTTTCTCCTCTACGGCCCCTCCGGCACTGGAAAATCGAGCTTTGTCGCTGCAATGGCAAAGTTCCTCTGCTACGACGTGTACGACGTCGATTTATCGAGAGTCTCCGACGACTCCGATCTGAAACTGCTTCTGTTGCAGACGAGAAACAAGTCGGTGATTGTGGTGGAAGACCTCGACCGATTCGTGGTCGACAAAACGACGACGCTGAGCTTCTCCGGCGTTCTCAATTTCATGGATGGGCTATTGAATTCCTGCTGCGGAGACGAGAGAGTCATGGTTTTCACGATGAACACCAAAGACCACATCGATCCAGCCATGTTGAGACCAGGAAGAGTCGATCTCCACATCTACTTCCCTCTCTGCGATTTCAACGCTTTCAAAACCCTAGCCAACAGTTATCTGGGAGTCAAGGATCACAAGCTTTTCCCTCAACTGGAGGAGATTTTCCAAAGCGGCGCCACCCTCAGCCCGGCGGAGATCGGCGAGATCATGATCGTCAACCGAAGCTCCCCGAGCCGGGCTCTAAAATCCGTCATCACAGCTCTGCAAATCAATGGCGATTCAAGGAGCCCGGCGAAAATTGGGCAACGGAGCGCCGATAAACCGCCTAGACCGGTGGAAGAAGCTGGCGACCAGGGCGGCGGCTTTCTTTGCCGGGAAAGTGTGCACACAGTGAGAGAGTTCCGGAAACTGTACGGCTTCTTGAGGTTGAAGAGCAGCAGAAAATCTGGATCGTTCGATTTAGATTCAAACCAAAATGAACGATGA